A genomic segment from Pseudomonadota bacterium encodes:
- a CDS encoding inositol monophosphatase, which translates to MHPMLNIAVRAARRAGTVIMRGQQRLYEVAITRKGHQDYVTQIDKDAESAIIDTLLTAYPTHQILAEESGTTGRDGEYLWIVDPLDGTLNFVHGYQQFAVSIALAVRGRVEQAVVYDPVRDELFTASRGAGAQLNGHRLRVSKVAHLEDALIGTGFPVRRKATLRPYVASFATVLERCADVRRAGAAALDLAHVACGRLDGFWEFGLQAWDIAAGGLLVQEAGGLVGDPDGGEKHMDRGDVVAGNAKVFRQLLGALATREGGRAASSDQG; encoded by the coding sequence ATGCATCCCATGCTCAATATCGCCGTGCGCGCCGCCCGCCGCGCCGGCACCGTCATCATGCGCGGTCAACAGCGCCTCTACGAAGTCGCCATCACGCGCAAAGGTCACCAGGACTACGTGACCCAGATCGACAAGGACGCCGAGTCCGCCATCATCGACACCCTGCTGACCGCGTATCCCACTCACCAGATCCTGGCCGAGGAGTCCGGCACCACCGGCCGCGACGGCGAATACCTGTGGATAGTCGACCCGCTCGACGGCACGCTCAACTTCGTACACGGCTACCAGCAGTTCGCGGTCTCGATCGCGCTCGCCGTGCGCGGTCGTGTCGAGCAGGCGGTGGTCTACGATCCGGTGCGCGACGAGCTGTTCACCGCTTCGCGCGGCGCCGGCGCGCAGTTGAACGGCCATCGCCTGCGCGTCAGCAAGGTCGCGCATCTCGAAGACGCGCTCATCGGCACCGGCTTTCCGGTGCGGCGCAAAGCCACCCTGCGTCCCTACGTGGCCTCGTTCGCGACGGTGCTCGAACGCTGCGCCGACGTGCGCCGCGCCGGCGCGGCGGCGCTCGATCTCGCGCACGTCGCGTGCGGACGCCTGGACGGCTTCTGGGAGTTCGGCTTGCAGGCGTGGGACATCGCCGCGGGTGGGCTCCTGGTCCAGGAAGCGGGCGGCCTGGTCGGCGATCCGGACGGCGGCGAGAAGCACATGGACAGGGGCGATGTCGTGGCAGGCAATGCCAAGGTCTTTCGCCAGTTGCTCGGTGCGCTGGCGACCCGCGAAGGCGGGCGCGCGGCGAGCAGCGACCAGGGCTGA
- a CDS encoding DUF2066 domain-containing protein, with protein sequence MTRKTSKRWMGLVVALLSCVLASPLAARDVTGLYNASVAVKDRTPAERSRASAAALAEVLVKLTGNRRTPNDASARALLGRASTLLLQYAYANTPDGGLSLNAQFDERVLERELEERGIGTWGKQRPDTVVFLVVDDAQGRALVGGEAPGKLGATLKRKADARALPVLLPLMDIEESAQLNQAQDWSALSEAAVGLAARYGAAAVLVGQLHEAGAQVWEVQWRLDVDGETLQWTQEGALADAIVEEGVDALGDALARRYAEPGMLAGAERVSLAVEGVRSAADYARLSRYLDTLDSISALFLRTVDNQRVVYEVTARGGRAALAQAIAFGRVLAPVPASSDTYELLP encoded by the coding sequence ATGACGCGAAAGACTTCGAAACGATGGATGGGCCTGGTCGTGGCGCTGTTGTCCTGCGTATTGGCCAGTCCGCTCGCGGCGCGTGACGTGACCGGCCTCTACAACGCCAGCGTGGCGGTCAAGGACCGTACACCGGCCGAACGCTCGCGCGCCAGCGCCGCCGCGCTCGCCGAAGTGCTGGTCAAGCTGACCGGCAATCGCCGCACGCCCAACGATGCCAGTGCGCGTGCCCTGCTGGGGCGCGCATCGACCCTGCTGCTGCAATACGCCTATGCCAATACGCCGGACGGCGGCCTGAGCTTGAACGCACAATTCGATGAAAGGGTGCTCGAGCGTGAACTCGAGGAACGCGGCATCGGCACCTGGGGCAAGCAGCGCCCCGATACCGTGGTGTTCCTGGTGGTCGACGACGCCCAGGGCCGCGCCCTGGTCGGCGGTGAAGCGCCAGGCAAGCTTGGCGCGACCTTGAAGCGCAAGGCCGATGCGCGCGCCCTGCCGGTGCTGCTGCCGCTGATGGACATCGAGGAAAGCGCTCAGTTGAACCAGGCCCAGGACTGGTCCGCGCTGTCCGAGGCGGCGGTCGGCCTGGCTGCTCGCTACGGCGCGGCGGCGGTGCTGGTCGGGCAATTGCACGAAGCCGGTGCGCAGGTGTGGGAAGTGCAGTGGCGCCTCGACGTCGACGGTGAAACCCTGCAATGGACCCAGGAAGGGGCATTGGCCGACGCCATCGTCGAGGAAGGCGTGGACGCCTTGGGCGATGCGCTGGCGCGACGCTACGCCGAGCCCGGCATGCTGGCCGGCGCCGAGCGCGTGAGCCTCGCGGTCGAGGGCGTGCGCTCGGCCGCCGACTACGCGCGCCTGTCGCGTTACCTCGATACCCTGGACAGCATCTCGGCGCTGTTCCTGCGCACCGTCGACAACCAGCGCGTGGTCTACGAAGTCACAGCGCGCGGCGGACGCGCGGCGCTGGCGCAGGCGATTGCCTTCGGCCGTGTGCTGGCGCCGGTGCCGGCAAGCAGCGACACCTACGAGTTATTGCCATGA
- a CDS encoding phosphoribosylformylglycinamidine cyclo-ligase, giving the protein MSTHDSSNESQGLSYRAAGVDIEAGEELVRRIGPGARATHRSGVMGGLGGFGGLFDLRATGYRDPILVSGTDGVGTKLLLAIDTGRHDTIGIDLVAMCVNDVVVQGAEPLLFLDYFATGALSVETGAAVVNGVARGCVEAGCALLGGETAEMPGMYAAKHYDLAGFCVGAVERERLIDGSKVRAGDVLLGLASSGVHSNGYSLVRAILARSGQTLDTAFGDGTLADALLTPTRIYVKALLKALAEVDIHALAHITGGGLTENIPRVIPDGLSVEIDLHAWRLPALFTWLRDAGQVAQSEMLKTFNCGIGMVVVVAPEDVDTVSAVLVEAGEQVTRIGVVREGGTGVAYSGSLS; this is encoded by the coding sequence ATGAGCACCCACGACAGCAGCAACGAATCCCAGGGCTTGTCCTATCGCGCCGCCGGCGTCGACATCGAGGCCGGCGAAGAACTGGTCAGACGCATCGGCCCGGGCGCCCGCGCCACCCATCGCAGCGGCGTGATGGGTGGATTGGGCGGCTTCGGCGGCCTGTTCGATCTGCGCGCCACCGGCTATCGCGATCCGATCCTGGTGTCGGGCACCGACGGCGTCGGCACCAAGCTGCTGCTCGCCATCGACACCGGCCGCCACGACACCATCGGCATCGATCTGGTCGCCATGTGCGTGAACGACGTGGTGGTGCAAGGCGCCGAGCCGCTGCTGTTCCTCGATTACTTCGCGACCGGCGCGCTCAGCGTCGAGACCGGCGCGGCGGTGGTGAACGGCGTGGCGCGCGGCTGCGTGGAAGCCGGCTGCGCGCTGCTCGGCGGCGAGACCGCCGAGATGCCCGGCATGTACGCGGCCAAGCATTACGACCTGGCCGGCTTCTGTGTCGGCGCGGTCGAGCGCGAGCGCCTCATCGACGGCAGCAAGGTGCGCGCCGGCGACGTGCTGCTGGGCCTTGCTTCCAGCGGCGTGCATTCGAACGGCTATTCGCTGGTGCGCGCCATCCTCGCGCGCAGCGGTCAGACACTGGACACTGCCTTCGGCGACGGCACGCTGGCCGACGCGCTGCTGACGCCGACCCGCATCTACGTCAAAGCGCTGTTGAAGGCGCTGGCCGAGGTCGACATCCATGCCCTCGCCCACATCACCGGCGGCGGCCTGACCGAGAACATTCCGCGCGTGATCCCCGACGGCCTGTCGGTCGAAATAGATTTGCACGCCTGGCGTCTGCCGGCGCTCTTCACCTGGCTGCGCGATGCCGGCCAGGTGGCGCAAAGCGAAATGCTCAAGACCTTCAACTGCGGCATCGGCATGGTGGTGGTGGTCGCGCCCGAGGACGTCGATACGGTCAGCGCGGTGCTGGTGGAGGCCGGCGAGCAGGTCACGCGCATCGGCGTGGTGCGCGAGGGCGGCACGGGCGTCGCCTACAGCGGCAGCTTGTCCTGA
- a CDS encoding glycosyltransferase family 2 protein, with product MATVSIILPAKNEAQNLVHLLPALRAAQPDAEIIVVDDGSSDDTVALCEANGVRCVSHPYSMGNGAAVKTGARNASHDVLMFMDADGQHDPACIQALLDKLDEGYEMAVGARTWDSHASLPRRAANYIYNGLASYMAGRPVLDLTSGFRAARRRHFLRFLYLLPNGFSYPTTSTMAFFRSGLPVAYVPISARRRGGRSHIRLFEDGLRFFMIILKVGALFSPMRLFLPVSMVIFATGMLYYLYTFIDSHRFTNMSALLITTSVTTFMLGILAELVSALHYKEADAERRLARRAQPHDEHE from the coding sequence ATGGCCACGGTCAGCATCATCCTGCCCGCCAAGAACGAGGCGCAAAACCTCGTGCATCTCTTGCCCGCGCTGCGCGCCGCGCAGCCCGATGCCGAGATCATCGTGGTCGACGACGGCAGCAGCGACGACACGGTGGCGCTGTGCGAAGCGAACGGCGTGCGCTGCGTGTCCCATCCCTATTCGATGGGCAATGGCGCCGCCGTCAAGACCGGCGCGCGCAACGCCAGCCATGACGTGCTGATGTTCATGGATGCCGATGGCCAGCACGATCCGGCCTGCATCCAGGCGCTGCTCGACAAGCTCGACGAAGGCTACGAGATGGCGGTCGGCGCCCGCACCTGGGATTCCCACGCCTCGCTGCCACGACGCGCCGCCAACTACATCTACAACGGCCTGGCGAGCTACATGGCGGGGCGGCCGGTGCTGGATCTCACGTCCGGCTTTCGCGCCGCGCGGCGCCGGCACTTCCTGCGCTTCCTGTACCTGTTGCCTAACGGCTTTTCCTACCCGACCACCAGCACCATGGCGTTCTTCCGCTCGGGTCTGCCGGTCGCCTACGTGCCGATCAGCGCGCGTCGACGCGGCGGCCGCAGCCACATCCGCCTGTTCGAAGATGGCCTGCGCTTCTTCATGATCATCCTCAAAGTCGGTGCGCTGTTTTCACCGATGCGACTGTTCCTGCCGGTCAGCATGGTGATCTTCGCGACCGGCATGCTCTACTACCTTTACACCTTCATCGACTCCCATCGCTTCACCAACATGTCGGCGCTCTTGATCACGACTTCGGTGACGACCTTCATGCTCGGCATCCTCGCCGAGCTGGTTTCCGCGCTGCATTACAAGGAAGCCGACGCCGAGCGACGGCTGGCGCGGCGCGCGCAGCCGCACGACGAGCACGAATGA
- a CDS encoding RNA methyltransferase: protein MPAPLAARVRVVLVGTTHPGNIGSTARAMKAMGLTQLHLVAPARFPDDEATALAVGAADLLQGARVHHDLAAALAGVDLAYATSARDRRIDWPTFSPRGAAADIVARGESEVAVVFGPERSGLSNSDLDLCQRLIEIPTVPEFSSLNLAQAVQIIVYELYAAAPLVVAPRPRNRRLSDQSASAEDVAALQRHCMQVMAAVEFFEPGKPKLLDRRLRRLLSRAELRDSEVQILRGFLTAVEESLAGRRRAKGGAPVVQDKLPL, encoded by the coding sequence ATGCCGGCGCCGCTCGCGGCGCGTGTGCGCGTGGTGCTGGTCGGCACCACGCACCCGGGCAACATCGGCAGCACGGCGCGCGCCATGAAGGCCATGGGCCTCACGCAATTGCATCTCGTCGCGCCGGCGCGCTTTCCCGATGACGAGGCCACGGCGCTGGCGGTGGGCGCCGCCGACCTGCTGCAGGGCGCCAGGGTTCATCACGACCTGGCCGCGGCCTTGGCCGGCGTGGATCTCGCCTACGCGACCAGCGCACGCGATCGCCGCATCGACTGGCCGACCTTCAGCCCGCGCGGCGCGGCGGCCGACATCGTGGCGCGCGGTGAGTCAGAGGTGGCGGTGGTGTTCGGGCCGGAGCGCAGCGGCCTGTCGAATTCCGATCTGGACCTGTGTCAGCGCCTGATCGAGATCCCGACGGTGCCGGAATTCAGTTCCTTGAATCTCGCCCAGGCGGTGCAGATAATCGTCTACGAGCTGTACGCCGCCGCGCCGCTGGTGGTGGCGCCCCGGCCACGCAACCGGCGCCTGTCGGATCAAAGCGCGAGCGCCGAAGACGTCGCCGCCCTGCAGCGCCATTGCATGCAGGTGATGGCGGCGGTCGAGTTCTTTGAGCCCGGCAAGCCGAAGTTGCTCGACCGACGTTTGCGACGCTTGTTGAGTCGCGCCGAACTGCGCGACAGCGAAGTGCAGATCCTGCGCGGTTTCCTGACCGCCGTGGAGGAAAGCCTGGCCGGGCGACGCCGCGCGAAGGGCGGCGCGCCCGTCGTTCAGGACAAGCTGCCGCTGTAG